From the genome of Miscanthus floridulus cultivar M001 chromosome 10, ASM1932011v1, whole genome shotgun sequence, one region includes:
- the LOC136486716 gene encoding uncharacterized protein → MSSKEKPTLGGTRIKTRKRNIAAPLDPASFSDAIVQIYLDNGGDLELVAKSIESSDLNFSRYGDTFFEVVFVGGRTQPGTIKPEEGDRHPYSVLDCAAQRETILPFVLYIQKTLRRRPFLIKNLENVMRKFLQSLEFFEENERKKLAIFTALAFSQKLSGLPPETVFQPLLKDNLVAKGIVLSFITEFFKEYLKENSLDDLIALLKKGKMEDNLLDFFPSAKRSSEALSEHFNKEGLTSLVEYNEKKMFEVKLKEIKSTLTTMINDEAAISEVIETVKQQVKDAKFPDLEVIRMLWDVLMEAVQWSGKNQQQNSNAALRQVKAWAELLNAFCTSGRLELELIYKVQTQCYEDAKLMKLFPEIIRTLYDQDVLAEDTVLLWFRKGSNPKGRQSFVKALEPFAKWLEEAEEEE, encoded by the exons ATGAG CTCGAAGGAGAAGCCCACTCTTGG AGGCACGCGGATTAAGACCCGCAAGCGGAACATTGCAGCTCCTTTGGACCCTGCATCATTCTCTGATGCAATTGTTCAGATTTATCTGGATAATGGTGGAGATCTG GAACTTGTCGCCAAAAGTATCGAGTCCTCAGACCTCAACTTCTCACGTTACGGTGACACCTTTTTCGAG GTGGTTTTTGTTGGAGGGCGCACTCAGCCTGGCACTATAAAACCTGAAGAAGGAGACCGCCACCCTTATTCTGTGTTAGATTGTGCGGCACAGCGTGAAACAATTTTGCCTTTCGTACTCTATATCCAGAAAACATTGCGCAGGAGGCCTTTCTTAATAAAGAATCTTGAAAATGTTATGCGCAAATTCCTCCAATCTTTGGAGTTCTTTGAAGAAAATGAGAGAAAGAAACTCGCCATATTCACTGCCCTTGCATTTTCTCAGAAGCTATCAGGGCTTCCTCCTGAGACAGTGTTCCAGCCACTGCTCAAGGATAATCTTGTCGCCAAAGGGATAGTTCTTTCATTCATCACTGAGTTTTTCAAGGAGTACCTTAAGGAAAACAGCTTGGATGATTTGATTGCACTTTTGAAGAAGGGAAAAATGGAGGACAATCTGTTGGACTTCTTCCCATCAGCTAAGAGATCCTCTGAGGCTTTATCTGAGCATTTCAA CAAAGAAGGTCTGACTAGCCTTGTTGAGTACAATGAAAAGAAGATGTTTGAAGTTAAACTTAAGGAGATAAAGTCAACACTGACCACCATGATCAATGATGAGGCTGCAATATCTGAAGTGATTGAGACTGTCAAGCAGCAAGTTAAGGATGCTAAATTTCCTGATTTAGAGGTTATTCGCATGTTGTGGGATGTGCTCATGGAGGCTGTTCAGTGGTCCGGGAAGAACCAGCAACAAAATTCTAATGCAGCACTTCGGCAG GTGAAAGCTTGGGCTGAGCTTTTGAATGCTTTTTGCACGAGTGGCAGACTTGAACTGGAACTTATATACAAAGTTCAGACGCAGTGCTATGAGGATGCTAAGCTGATGAAGCTGTTTCCTGAAATCATAAGAACACTGTATGACCAAGATGTCCTAGCTGAAGATACTGTCCTCCTTTGGTTTCGTAAAGGTTCAAACCCGAAGGGCAG GCAATCTTTCGTGAAAGCTCTGGAGCCGTTTGCCAAATGGCTCGAGGAGGCTGAGGAGGAAGAATAA
- the LOC136486717 gene encoding uncharacterized protein — protein MEFHFIYKRQFWEDLDGLVRAIPSSEKLFIGGDLNGHVDTTSAGFEAVHGGFGYGSRNQEGEEVLDFAVAFDLMIANTFFRKRESHLVTFSSGQHCSQIDFVLARRNDKRACLDCKVIPGECVVSQHKLLVADFRFQVRARRDKQAKIERTKWWKLKGETSEVFRERVIKEGSWKEEDDINNMWDKMATNIRKVASEVCGVTKGRGREAKDTWWWNEEVQRAIKEKKECYRRLYHDRSVDNIEKYKVAKKTAKRAVSVAKGRAYEDLYQHLSTKEGEKDIYRMARVRERKTRDFNQVKCIKDEREHLLVKEDEIRHRWQEYFDKLFNGENMDTTFQLDDS, from the coding sequence ATGGAATTTCACTTCATTtataagagacagttctgggaagacttagatggtctggttagagctatacctagtagtgagaagctttttataggaggagatcttaatgggcatgtagatactacaagcgcaggtttcgaggcagttcatggaggttttgggtatggtagtaggaatcaggagggggaggaagttctggacttcgcggtagcttttgacttgatgatagccaacactttctttagaaagagagaatctcatctagtgaccttcagtagcggacaacactgtagccagattgactttgtcctcgcaagaagaaatgacaaacgagcatgcttggattgcaaggtgataccaggggagtgtgttgtttctcaacataagcttttggtggcagattttcgttttcaggtgcgtgcccgtagggataaacaagctaagattgaaagaacaaagtggtggaaactgaaaggggagacgtcagaggtatttagggaaagggttatcaaagagggctcttggaaggaagaagacgacataaacaatatgtgggacaagatggcaaccaacattcggaaggtagcctcagaggtgtgtggagtaaccaaaggaaggggacgcgaggctaaagatacttggtggtggaacgaggaagtccaaagggctattaaggagaagaaagaatgctatagacgcttgtaccatgacaggagtgtggacaacatagagaagtacaaggtggcaaagaagactgcaaagcgagctgtaagtgtggcaaagggtagagcgtacgaggatctttaccaacatttgagtacgaaggaaggagagaaggacatttataggatggctagggttcgtgagagaaagacacgggacttcaaccaagttaagtgcattaaggatgaaagggagcatctcttggtaaaggaggatgagatccgacatcgatggcaagagtattttgacaaattgttcaatggtgagaatatggacacaacctttcagttggatgactcttga